One genomic segment of Musa acuminata AAA Group cultivar baxijiao chromosome BXJ3-3, Cavendish_Baxijiao_AAA, whole genome shotgun sequence includes these proteins:
- the LOC135633497 gene encoding linoleate 13S-lipoxygenase 2-1, chloroplastic-like yields MTNMLKQGLRAPTHAPSLFLSHKPLLSGHGASCVPMVSSSSARRGRASRRRRQICCSAAAEESTPAVVAAAKRPVTVNAVLTVLPTVGGAFAHIGITRGLDDIGDLLGKSLHLELVSAELDPATGLEKKTIAAFAHKASHGVETAKYEASFSVPPSFGEIGAVFVRNEHHKEMYLSDIVLSSADDSIAANISSKSWLHSKFDNPEDRVFFTNKSYLPSQTPTGLQKLREKELGILRGNGTGQRKKFERIYDYDTYNDLGNPDKNPSTARPVLGGSEALPYPRRCRSGRPRSKKDPQSEQKGDVYVPRDENFSEVKQVTFSAKTLRSVLHALVPSLQTVLVDAKLGFPYFTAIDSLFDEGVPLPKQDAFHVFRTVVPRLVKAVTQGAHSILQFEVPEMFERDKFSWFRDEEFGRQTLAGLNPLSIQLVTEFPLVSKLDPNIYGPPESLITEELIEREIKGIMTVKEALEKKKLFILDYHDLFLPYVHKIRELEDTTMYASRTVFFLTPDDTLRPLAIELTRPASPTKPQWKQVFSPCWDATGSWLWKLAKAHALAHDSGYHQLVSHWLRTHCCVEPYIIAANRQLSQMHPIYRLLHPHFRYTMEINALARGYLINADGIIEQTFSPGKYSLELCSVAYGKLWRFDTEGLPADLIRRGMAVEDPAAEHGLKLTIEDYPYAQDGLLIWSAIKQWVTDYVNYYYPDASHVKEDSELQEWWTEVRTKGHADKKDEPWWPVLNTQEDLIHVLTTIIWVGSGHHAAVNFGQYHYAGYFPNRPTIARTNMPVEDYNDEQLAKFWAKPEIALLHCYPSQIQATIVMAILDVLSTHAPDEEYLGRDPEASWAQNPVIYAAFERFSGKLKEIEGIIDGRNANPEFKNRCGAGIVPYQLLKPYSEAGVTGMGVPNSISI; encoded by the exons ATGACTAATATGCTGAAGCAAGGGTTACGAGCTCCGACCCACGCCCCCTCCCTCTTCCTCTCCCATAAGCCCTTGCTCTCTGGCCATGGCGCCTCGTGCGTGCCCATGGTGTCGTCGTCGTCGGCTAGACGCGGGAGGGCGTCGAGGCGTCGACGGCAGATCTGTTGCTCCGCCGCCGCCGAGGAGTCCACACCGGCTGTGGTGGCGGCCGCGAAGAGGCCGGTCACCGTCAACGCCGTCTTGACGGTGCTGCCGACCGTGGGAGGAGCCTTCGCCCACATCGGCATAACGCGGGGGCTCGACGACATCGGCGATTTGCTTGGCAAATCCCTCCACCTTGAGCTCGTCAGCGCCGAACTCGACCCGG CAACGGGACTGGAGAAGAAGACGATTGCGGCGTTCGCTCACAAGGCCAGCCACGGCGTTGAAACTGCCAAGTACGAAGCCAGCTTCAGCGTCCCACCGAGCTTCGGAGAAATCGGTGCTGTGTTTGTGAGGAATGAGCACCACAAGGAGATGTATCTCAGTGATATCGTCCTCTCCTCAGCGGATGACTCCATTGCTGCAAACATCAGCAGCAAGTCATGGTTGCACTCCAAGTTTGACAACCCTGAGGACAGGGTTTTCTTTACCAacaag TCCTACTTGCCGTCTCAGACCCCGACCGGGCTTCAGAAGCTGAGGGAGAAGGAGCTGGGGATACTGCGAGGGAATGGCACCGGGCAGCGCAAGAAGTTTGAGCGGATCTACGACTACGACACGTACAACGATCTCGGAAACCCGGACAAGAACCCGAGCACGGCCAGGCCGGTCCTCGGCGGAAGCGAGGCGTTACCCTATCCTCGCCGCTGCCGAAGTGGGCGTCCCAGGAGCAAGAAAG ATCCTCAATCGGAGCAGAAGGGAGATGTGTACGTTCCCAGGGACGAGAACTTCTCGGAGGTGAAGCAGGTGACGTTCTCGGCGAAGACGCTCCGCTCGGTGCTCCACGCTCTGGTGCCCTCGCTGCAGACGGTGCTGGTGGATGCCAAGCTGGGCTTCCCCTACTTCACCGCCATCGACTCGCTGTTCGACGAGGGGGTGCCGCTGCCGAAGCAGGACGCGTTCCACGTCTTCCGCACCGTCGTGCCGAGGCTCGTCAAGGCCGTCACGCAGGGCGCCCATAGCATCCTGCAGTTCGAGGTCCCAGAAATGTTCGAGA GGGACAAGTTTTCATGGTTTAGAGATGAAGAATTTGGTCGGCAGACACTGGCAGGCCTCAACCCTTTGAGTATTCAGCTAGTCACG GAATTCCCTTTGGTTAGCAAACTCGATCCAAACATTTATGGTCCGCCCGAGTCTCTGATCACCGAGGAACTTATCGAGCGAGAAATAAAGGGAATTATGACTGTGAAAGAG GCGCTGGAGAAGAAGAAGCTGTTCATTCTGGACTACCATGATCTGTTTCTGCCGTACGTGCATAAGATTAGAGAGCTGGAAGACACCACGATGTATGCGTCCCGCACAGTCTTCTTCCTCACGCCGGACGACACACTGAGGCCTCTCGCCATCGAGCTCACTCGGCCGGCTTCCCCGACCAAGCCTCAGTGGAAGCAGGTCTTCAGCCCTTGTTGGGACGCCACTGGATCCTGGCTTTGGAAGCTTGCAAAAGCCCATGCCTTGGCACATGACTCGGGCTATCATCAACTTGTCTCCCACTG GCTGCGAACTCACTGTTGCGTGGAGCCGTACATCATCGCAGCCAACCGGCAACTCAGTCAGATGCATCCGATCTACCGATTGCTGCACCCTCATTTCCGATACACGATGGAGATCAACGCGCTGGCCCGCGGCTACCTCATCAATGCAGACGGCATCATCGAGCAAACCTTCTCCCCGGGCAAATACTCCTTGGAGCTCTGCTCGGTGGCCTATGGCAAGCTTTGGAGGTTCGACACGGAGGGCTTACCAGCTGACCTGATCCGGAG GGGAATGGCAGTGGAGGACCCAGCGGCGGAGCATGGATTGAAGCTGACGATAGAAGACTACCCGTATGCGCAGGATGGTCTCCTGATCTGGTCAGCCATCAAGCAGTGGGTGACCGACTACGTCAACTACTACTACCCAGATGCCAGCCATGTCAAGGAGGACTCCGAGCTCCAAGAATGGTGGACGGAGGTCCGAACCAAGGGGCACGCCGACAAGAAGGACGAGCCATGGTGGCCGGTGCTGAACACACAGGAGGACCTGATCCACGTCCTGACCACCATCATCTGGGTGGGCTCCGGCCACCACGCCGCCGTCAACTTCGGACAGTACCACTACGCCGGCTACTTCCCTAACCGTCCCACCATCGCGCGCACCAATATGCCGGTCGAGGACTACAACGACGAGCAGCTCGCCAAGTTCTGGGCCAAGCCGGAGATCGCCCTGCTCCACTGCTACCCCTCGCAGATCCAAGCCACGATCGTGATGGCCATCCTCGACGTGCTGTCGACGCACGCGCCCGACGAGGAGTACCTGGGCCGCGACCCGGAGGCGTCGTGGGCGCAGAACCCGGTGATCTACGCCGCGTTCGAGCGGTTCAGCGGGAAGCTGAAGGAGATCGAAGGCATCATCGACGGCAGAAACGCTAACCCTGAGTTCAAGAACAGATGCGGCGCCGGCATCGTCCCGTATCAGCTCCTGAAGCCGTACTCCGAAGCTGGCGTCACAGGAATGGGTGTCCCGAACAGCATCTCTATATGA
- the LOC135632398 gene encoding uncharacterized protein LOC135632398 isoform X2 — MVEGQVEPSIDASSSPPSVDAPAPAATSARSPQLLLRPRREPFEHGLLPIPKLIFSDGTQTLAALADKLLHRSISSPHRVDVPALADAFQISLDHARLALDTLASVLPFEPDPDGFADVHDIVLFLYVQSYKRLVPRPHKDSAAIADVWPSTSAFDGYLSALSPLQLVRSNSRRFMPSQVDEEAHQLSYLQKHMANIITLLAEPAEGEGDESLVLTVERFEHLGFLLHFSEGIPLTQAAPFFANSDPDMPAVPVSAAQVHDWVVQNIVVSLEHNAEKVLAKDNNMHNAADLDVPMTDICSSHTRVQSSSPPGTSVPANSTYVTSVTFVEGISKASVVKQPCDIKGPSLKVLNCHDSVIYILAPLSYATIYGCSDATVVLGAIGKAVKVEHCERVQVIAAAKRICIANCRECLFCLGVNQQPLIVGDNHKLQIPNWFGADSPQSTKYNPFPLPEIYRASQKKKHSNLTDVQEAIRDVQLDENRKRELASALHVHFRDWLYASGNIRQLYCLQSD, encoded by the exons ATGGTCGAAGGCCAAGTCGAGCCCTCCATCGAcgcctcttcctctcctccctccGTCGACGCACCCGCCCCGGCTGCCACCTCTGCCCGCTCCCCCCAGCTCCTCCTCCGCCCCCGGCGCGAGCCTTTCGAGCACGGTCTCCTCCCCATTCCCAAGCTCATTTTCTCCGACGGAACCCAAACCCTAGCCGCCCTCGCTGACAAGCTCCTCCACAGATCCATCAGCTCCCCGCACCGCGTCGACGTCCCCGCCCTCGCCGACGCCTTCCAGATCTCTCTCGACCACGCTCGCCTTGCCCTCGATACCCTTGCATCCGTCCTCCCTTTCGAACCCGATCCGGACGGCTTCGCCGACGTCCATGATATTGTCTTATTTCTCTACGTCCAGTCCTACAAGCGGCTGGTCCCCCGTCCGCACAAGGACTCGGCTGCCATCGCCGATGTCTGGCCCTCCACATCGGCCTTTGACGGCTATTTGTCCGCCCTCTCGCCACTTCAG CTTGTACGCAGTAATAGTCGTCGATTTATGCCTTCACAAGTGGATGAAGAAGCTCATCAGTTATCATACTTACAGAAGCATATGGCCAATATTATTACCCTATTGGCGGAGCCCGCTGAAGGGGAGGGTGATGAATCTCTG GTTTTGACAGTGGAAAGATTTGAACACCTTGGTTTCCTTCTCCATTTTTCTGAAGGAATTCCATTGACCCAAGCAGCTCCTTTTTTTGCTAATTCAGATCCAGACATGCCTGCTGTTCCTGTTTCTGCAGCTCAAGTCCATGACTGGGTCGTGCAAAACATAGTCGTTTCATTGGAACATAATGCTGAGAAGGTATTAGCAAAGGACAACAATATGCATAATGCTGCAGACTTGGATGTGCCAATGACTGATATCTGCTCAAGTCATACAAGGGTCCAAAGCAGCTCACCTCCTGGGACCTCTGTGCCTGCTAATTCAACATACGTGACAAGTGTAACTTTTGTGGAGGGTATATCAAAAGCTTCGGTGGTCAAGCAGCCATGTGATATTAAGGGGCCTTCTCTAAAG GTGTTAAACTGCCATGATTCAGTGATATACATCTTAGCACCTTTGAGCTATGCTACAATTTATGGATGTTCAGATGCGACTGTTGTTCTTGGTGCCATTGGTAAG gcTGTTAAAGTGGAGCACTGTGAGAGGGTACAGGTTATTGCAGCTGCAAAACGCATTTGTATTGCAAATTGTCGTGAATGTCTGTTTTGCTTAGGGGTTAATCAACAACCTCTTATCGTTGGAGATAATCATAAATTGCAA ATTCCTAACTGGTTTGGAGCTGACTCACCGCAGTCCACAAAATATAACCCATTTCCGTTGCCTGAAATTTATAGAGCATCCCAGAAAAAGAAG CACTCAAATCTGACTGATGTTCAAGAAGCTATCAGGGATGTGCAACTTGATGAGAACCGAAAGCGAGAATTAGCATCGGCCCTTCATGTACATTTTAGAGATTGGTTATACG CTTCGGGGAACATTCGCCAGCTATATTGTCTACAATCTGATTGA
- the LOC135632398 gene encoding uncharacterized protein LOC135632398 isoform X1, producing the protein MVEGQVEPSIDASSSPPSVDAPAPAATSARSPQLLLRPRREPFEHGLLPIPKLIFSDGTQTLAALADKLLHRSISSPHRVDVPALADAFQISLDHARLALDTLASVLPFEPDPDGFADVHDIVLFLYVQSYKRLVPRPHKDSAAIADVWPSTSAFDGYLSALSPLQLVRSNSRRFMPSQVDEEAHQLSYLQKHMANIITLLAEPAEGEGDESLVLTVERFEHLGFLLHFSEGIPLTQAAPFFANSDPDMPAVPVSAAQVHDWVVQNIVVSLEHNAEKVLAKDNNMHNAADLDVPMTDICSSHTRVQSSSPPGTSVPANSTYVTSVTFVEGISKASVVKQPCDIKGPSLKVLNCHDSVIYILAPLSYATIYGCSDATVVLGAIGKAVKVEHCERVQVIAAAKRICIANCRECLFCLGVNQQPLIVGDNHKLQVAPFNTYYSQLEDHLAQVGVDSSINRWDEPLVLGMVDPHDSLSHPAGVSDVQAESATCIDPDQFTNFLIPNWFGADSPQSTKYNPFPLPEIYRASQKKKHSNLTDVQEAIRDVQLDENRKRELASALHVHFRDWLYASGNIRQLYCLQSD; encoded by the exons ATGGTCGAAGGCCAAGTCGAGCCCTCCATCGAcgcctcttcctctcctccctccGTCGACGCACCCGCCCCGGCTGCCACCTCTGCCCGCTCCCCCCAGCTCCTCCTCCGCCCCCGGCGCGAGCCTTTCGAGCACGGTCTCCTCCCCATTCCCAAGCTCATTTTCTCCGACGGAACCCAAACCCTAGCCGCCCTCGCTGACAAGCTCCTCCACAGATCCATCAGCTCCCCGCACCGCGTCGACGTCCCCGCCCTCGCCGACGCCTTCCAGATCTCTCTCGACCACGCTCGCCTTGCCCTCGATACCCTTGCATCCGTCCTCCCTTTCGAACCCGATCCGGACGGCTTCGCCGACGTCCATGATATTGTCTTATTTCTCTACGTCCAGTCCTACAAGCGGCTGGTCCCCCGTCCGCACAAGGACTCGGCTGCCATCGCCGATGTCTGGCCCTCCACATCGGCCTTTGACGGCTATTTGTCCGCCCTCTCGCCACTTCAG CTTGTACGCAGTAATAGTCGTCGATTTATGCCTTCACAAGTGGATGAAGAAGCTCATCAGTTATCATACTTACAGAAGCATATGGCCAATATTATTACCCTATTGGCGGAGCCCGCTGAAGGGGAGGGTGATGAATCTCTG GTTTTGACAGTGGAAAGATTTGAACACCTTGGTTTCCTTCTCCATTTTTCTGAAGGAATTCCATTGACCCAAGCAGCTCCTTTTTTTGCTAATTCAGATCCAGACATGCCTGCTGTTCCTGTTTCTGCAGCTCAAGTCCATGACTGGGTCGTGCAAAACATAGTCGTTTCATTGGAACATAATGCTGAGAAGGTATTAGCAAAGGACAACAATATGCATAATGCTGCAGACTTGGATGTGCCAATGACTGATATCTGCTCAAGTCATACAAGGGTCCAAAGCAGCTCACCTCCTGGGACCTCTGTGCCTGCTAATTCAACATACGTGACAAGTGTAACTTTTGTGGAGGGTATATCAAAAGCTTCGGTGGTCAAGCAGCCATGTGATATTAAGGGGCCTTCTCTAAAG GTGTTAAACTGCCATGATTCAGTGATATACATCTTAGCACCTTTGAGCTATGCTACAATTTATGGATGTTCAGATGCGACTGTTGTTCTTGGTGCCATTGGTAAG gcTGTTAAAGTGGAGCACTGTGAGAGGGTACAGGTTATTGCAGCTGCAAAACGCATTTGTATTGCAAATTGTCGTGAATGTCTGTTTTGCTTAGGGGTTAATCAACAACCTCTTATCGTTGGAGATAATCATAAATTGCAA GTCGCACCATTTAATACCTACTATTCACAACTGGAGGATCACTTAGCTCAAGTTGGTGTTGATTCGAGCATCAATAGATGGGATGAACCCTTGGTGCTGGGGATGGTTGACCCTCATGATTCTTTGTCCCACCCTGCAGGGGTCTCTGATGTTCAAGCTGAGTCTGCCACATGTATCGATCCTGATCAGTTTACTAATTTCTTG ATTCCTAACTGGTTTGGAGCTGACTCACCGCAGTCCACAAAATATAACCCATTTCCGTTGCCTGAAATTTATAGAGCATCCCAGAAAAAGAAG CACTCAAATCTGACTGATGTTCAAGAAGCTATCAGGGATGTGCAACTTGATGAGAACCGAAAGCGAGAATTAGCATCGGCCCTTCATGTACATTTTAGAGATTGGTTATACG CTTCGGGGAACATTCGCCAGCTATATTGTCTACAATCTGATTGA